The Carassius gibelio isolate Cgi1373 ecotype wild population from Czech Republic chromosome B12, carGib1.2-hapl.c, whole genome shotgun sequence genome has a segment encoding these proteins:
- the jakmip3 gene encoding janus kinase and microtubule-interacting protein 3 isoform X11: protein MSKKPPSGRSKGDRHDAMAALQAANEELRAKLTEIQIELQQEKTKVSKLEREKSQEVRHEQHKSTVVVTELKAKLHEEKLRELHSVRETLLRQHESELVRVIKIKDGEIQRLQALVSALRDGSTDKVKSALMVEVREECRRTFEGERMRLQKEISELKLVKRQMEEALNVAVQSDKIKAAKIRSVYHLHQEEINRIKRECEREIRRLMQQLDEKDARRFQLKIAELSAIIRKLEDRNALLSEERNELLKRLREAESQYKPLLDKNRRLSRKNEELAHALRRMENKVQFVTQENIQMREKAGTIRRPSSLNDLDQSQEEREIEFLRLQVLEQQNIIDDLSKALETTGYVKSVIERDMLLRYRRQDSLRRKKPFRTCRPVVETFFGYDEEGSIDSDGSSISYLTDRTPCTPEDDLEEGMLKEETELRFRQLTMEYQALQRAYALLQEQVGGTFDAEKELKTREQLQAELMRYQTRISDLECVLSHQGQDMKWIEEKQALYKRNQELVEKIKNMETEETRLKNEIQDAKDQNELLEFRILELEERERRSPAINFQNIHFAEGMSPLQLYCEAEGVTDIVITELMKKLDILGDNAVSNLTNEEQVVVIHARTVLTLAEKWLEQIEVTKSALQQKMLDIESEKELFSKQKGYLDEELDYRKQSLDHAHKRILELEAMLFDALQQEETGGKVSELLTEQDRDSLREAVDQWKRQVLSELRERDAQILRERMELLQHAQARIKELEEWIEAQKRQIKELEEKFLFLFLFFSLAFILWS from the exons GTCAGTAAGCTGGAAAGGGAGAAGTCTCAGGAGGTCCGTCACGAGCAGCACAAGTCCACGGTGGTGGTGACTGAGTTAAAAGCCAAGCTACATGAGGAGAAACTTCGGGAGCTCCACAGCGTTCGAGAAACACTCCTGCGTCAGCACGAGTCCGAACTGGTGCGGGTGATTAAGATCAAAGACGGAGAGATCCAGAGGCTCCAGGCGCTCGTCAGTGCTCTCCGAGATGGATCCACCGATAAG GTGAAGTCTGCTCTGATGGTGGAGGTGCGAGAGGAGTGCAGGAGGACTTTCGAAGGGGAGCGCATGCGACTGCAGAAGGAGATCTCCGAGCTGAAGCTGGTGAAGAGGCAGATGGAGGAGGCGTTAAACGTAGCCGTTCAATCCGACAAGATCAAAGCCGCCAAGATCCGCAGCGTCTACCATCTCCACCAGGAGGAAATCAACCGCATCAAGAGAGAGTGTGAAAGAGAGATCCGCAGACTG atgcAGCAGTTGGATGAGAAAGACGCTCGACGTTTCCAACTGAAAATCGCAGAACTGAGTGCTATTATCCGCAAACTAGAAGACCGCAACGCACTTCTGTCAGAGGAACGCAATGAACTG TTAAAGCGTCTCCGTGAAGCTGAGAGCCAGTATAAGCCATTACTGGACAAGAACAGGCGTCTCAGCCGTAAAAATGAGGAACTGGCTCATGCACTGAGACGCATGGAGAACAAAGTGCAGTTTGTCACTCAGGAGAACATCCAAATG CGAGAGAAGGCCGGGACGATTCGCCGGCCCAGTTCTCTGAACGATCTGGATCAGAGTCAAGAGGAAAGAGAGATTGAGTTTCTCAGACTACAAGTGCTGGAACAACAGAACATAATCGACGATCTGTCCAAG GCACTGGAAACCACTGGATATGTGAAGAGTGTAATA GAGAGAGACATGCTGCTGAGATACAGGAGACAGGACAGCCTACGCCGGAAGAAGCCCTTCAGAACCTGTAGG CCGGTGGTGGAGACGTTTTTTGGCTATGATGAGGAAGGCTCTATAGACTCGGACGGCTCCTCTATTTCCTACCTCACAGACCGAACGCCCTGTACGCCAGAGGATGACCTCGAagag GGAATGCTTAAGGAGGAGACAGAGTTGCGTTTCCGTCAGCTGACGATGGAGTATCAGGCTCTTCAGCGAGCTTAcgcgctcctgcaggagcaggtGGGAGGAACGTTTGATGCAGAGAAAGAGCTCAag ACTCGAGAGCAGCTTCAGGCCGAACTGATGCGGTATCAGACCAGAATATCAGATCTGGAGTGTGTTCTAAGTCATCAGGGACAG GATATGAAGTGGATTGAGGAGAAACAAGCTTTGTATAAACGCAACCAAGAGCTTGTAGAAAAG ATTAAAAATATGGAGACGGAGGAGACGCGATTGAAAAATGAAATTCAGGATGCAAAAGACCAAAACGAACTCCTGGAGTTCAGAATTCTTGAACTTGAA gaaagagagagaagatCTCCAGCCATAAACTTCCAGAACATCCACTTTGCTGAGGGCATGAGTCCCCTGCAGTTGTACTGTGAGGCAGAGGGTGTTACT GACATTGTGATCACAGAGCTGATGAAGAAACTCGATATTCTGGGGGATAACGCCGTAAGT AATCTGACCAATGAGGAGCAAGTGGTGGTTATTCATGCCAGAACAGTATTAACATTAGCAGAgaag TGGTTAGAGCAAATTGAAGtcaccaaatcagcattacaGCAGAAAATGTTGGACATCGAAAGTGAAaag GAGCTCTTTAGCAAACAAAAAGGATATTTAGACGAGGAATTAGACTACAGAAAGCAGTCTTTGGACCATGCACATAAG CGCATCCTTGAGTTGGAGGCCATGCTGTTTGACGCTCTGCAGCAGGAGGAGACAGGTGGGAAGGTGTCCGAGCTGCTGACCGAGCAGGACCGTGATTCGCTGAGAGAGGCTGTAGATCAGTGGAAGAGGCAGGTCTTGAGTGAATTACGAGAGAGAGATGCGCAGATACTCAGAGAGAGGATGGAACTGCTACAACATGCTCAAGCG AGGATAAAAGAGCTGGAAGAATGGATAGAAGCGCAGAAGCGTCAAATAAAGGAGCTAGAAGAAAAG tttttatttttatttttatttttttctttagccTTCATTCTTTGGTCGTAG
- the jakmip3 gene encoding janus kinase and microtubule-interacting protein 3 isoform X8 → MSKKPPSGRSKGDRHDAMAALQAANEELRAKLTEIQIELQQEKTKVSKLEREKSQEVRHEQHKSTVVVTELKAKLHEEKLRELHSVRETLLRQHESELVRVIKIKDGEIQRLQALVSALRDGSTDKVKSALMVEVREECRRTFEGERMRLQKEISELKLVKRQMEEALNVAVQSDKIKAAKIRSVYHLHQEEINRIKRECEREIRRLMQQLDEKDARRFQLKIAELSAIIRKLEDRNALLSEERNELLKRLREAESQYKPLLDKNRRLSRKNEELAHALRRMENKVQFVTQENIQMREKAGTIRRPSSLNDLDQSQEEREIEFLRLQVLEQQNIIDDLSKALETTGYVKSVIERDMLLRYRRQDSLRRKKPFRTCRPVVETFFGYDEEGSIDSDGSSISYLTDRTPCTPEDDLEEGMLKEETELRFRQLTMEYQALQRAYALLQEQVGGTFDAEKELKTREQLQAELMRYQTRISDLECVLSHQGQDMKWIEEKQALYKRNQELVEKIKNMETEETRLKNEIQDAKDQNELLEFRILELEERERRSPAINFQNIHFAEGMSPLQLYCEAEGVTDIVITELMKKLDILGDNAVSNLTNEEQVVVIHARTVLTLAEKWLEQIEVTKSALQQKMLDIESEKELFSKQKGYLDEELDYRKQSLDHAHKRILELEAMLFDALQQEETGGKVSELLTEQDRDSLREAVDQWKRQVLSELRERDAQILRERMELLQHAQARIKELEEWIEAQKRQIKELEEKPSFFGRSSSRKQETVPCGSVDSAHRPQVFFCSRGGWHTCHQKSQPSLLR, encoded by the exons GTCAGTAAGCTGGAAAGGGAGAAGTCTCAGGAGGTCCGTCACGAGCAGCACAAGTCCACGGTGGTGGTGACTGAGTTAAAAGCCAAGCTACATGAGGAGAAACTTCGGGAGCTCCACAGCGTTCGAGAAACACTCCTGCGTCAGCACGAGTCCGAACTGGTGCGGGTGATTAAGATCAAAGACGGAGAGATCCAGAGGCTCCAGGCGCTCGTCAGTGCTCTCCGAGATGGATCCACCGATAAG GTGAAGTCTGCTCTGATGGTGGAGGTGCGAGAGGAGTGCAGGAGGACTTTCGAAGGGGAGCGCATGCGACTGCAGAAGGAGATCTCCGAGCTGAAGCTGGTGAAGAGGCAGATGGAGGAGGCGTTAAACGTAGCCGTTCAATCCGACAAGATCAAAGCCGCCAAGATCCGCAGCGTCTACCATCTCCACCAGGAGGAAATCAACCGCATCAAGAGAGAGTGTGAAAGAGAGATCCGCAGACTG atgcAGCAGTTGGATGAGAAAGACGCTCGACGTTTCCAACTGAAAATCGCAGAACTGAGTGCTATTATCCGCAAACTAGAAGACCGCAACGCACTTCTGTCAGAGGAACGCAATGAACTG TTAAAGCGTCTCCGTGAAGCTGAGAGCCAGTATAAGCCATTACTGGACAAGAACAGGCGTCTCAGCCGTAAAAATGAGGAACTGGCTCATGCACTGAGACGCATGGAGAACAAAGTGCAGTTTGTCACTCAGGAGAACATCCAAATG CGAGAGAAGGCCGGGACGATTCGCCGGCCCAGTTCTCTGAACGATCTGGATCAGAGTCAAGAGGAAAGAGAGATTGAGTTTCTCAGACTACAAGTGCTGGAACAACAGAACATAATCGACGATCTGTCCAAG GCACTGGAAACCACTGGATATGTGAAGAGTGTAATA GAGAGAGACATGCTGCTGAGATACAGGAGACAGGACAGCCTACGCCGGAAGAAGCCCTTCAGAACCTGTAGG CCGGTGGTGGAGACGTTTTTTGGCTATGATGAGGAAGGCTCTATAGACTCGGACGGCTCCTCTATTTCCTACCTCACAGACCGAACGCCCTGTACGCCAGAGGATGACCTCGAagag GGAATGCTTAAGGAGGAGACAGAGTTGCGTTTCCGTCAGCTGACGATGGAGTATCAGGCTCTTCAGCGAGCTTAcgcgctcctgcaggagcaggtGGGAGGAACGTTTGATGCAGAGAAAGAGCTCAag ACTCGAGAGCAGCTTCAGGCCGAACTGATGCGGTATCAGACCAGAATATCAGATCTGGAGTGTGTTCTAAGTCATCAGGGACAG GATATGAAGTGGATTGAGGAGAAACAAGCTTTGTATAAACGCAACCAAGAGCTTGTAGAAAAG ATTAAAAATATGGAGACGGAGGAGACGCGATTGAAAAATGAAATTCAGGATGCAAAAGACCAAAACGAACTCCTGGAGTTCAGAATTCTTGAACTTGAA gaaagagagagaagatCTCCAGCCATAAACTTCCAGAACATCCACTTTGCTGAGGGCATGAGTCCCCTGCAGTTGTACTGTGAGGCAGAGGGTGTTACT GACATTGTGATCACAGAGCTGATGAAGAAACTCGATATTCTGGGGGATAACGCCGTAAGT AATCTGACCAATGAGGAGCAAGTGGTGGTTATTCATGCCAGAACAGTATTAACATTAGCAGAgaag TGGTTAGAGCAAATTGAAGtcaccaaatcagcattacaGCAGAAAATGTTGGACATCGAAAGTGAAaag GAGCTCTTTAGCAAACAAAAAGGATATTTAGACGAGGAATTAGACTACAGAAAGCAGTCTTTGGACCATGCACATAAG CGCATCCTTGAGTTGGAGGCCATGCTGTTTGACGCTCTGCAGCAGGAGGAGACAGGTGGGAAGGTGTCCGAGCTGCTGACCGAGCAGGACCGTGATTCGCTGAGAGAGGCTGTAGATCAGTGGAAGAGGCAGGTCTTGAGTGAATTACGAGAGAGAGATGCGCAGATACTCAGAGAGAGGATGGAACTGCTACAACATGCTCAAGCG AGGATAAAAGAGCTGGAAGAATGGATAGAAGCGCAGAAGCGTCAAATAAAGGAGCTAGAAGAAAAG ccTTCATTCTTTGGTCGTAGCTCTTCCAGAAAGCAGGAAACGGTGCCATGCGGCTCAGTGGACTCCG ctCACAGGCCTCAAGTGTTCTTCTGTTCCAGAGGAGGGTGGCACACGTGTCATCAAAAGTCCCAGCCATCTCTTCTGCGCTGA
- the jakmip3 gene encoding janus kinase and microtubule-interacting protein 3 isoform X4: MSKKPPSGRSKGDRHDAMAALQAANEELRAKLTEIQIELQQEKTKVSKLEREKSQEVRHEQHKSTVVVTELKAKLHEEKLRELHSVRETLLRQHESELVRVIKIKDGEIQRLQALVSALRDGSTDKVKSALMVEVREECRRTFEGERMRLQKEISELKLVKRQMEEALNVAVQSDKIKAAKIRSVYHLHQEEINRIKRECEREIRRLMDEIKLKERAVCGLERELSAQAGHTWKLQQQKQAVDTQLALLRDSSPRREGPYSLAAGDAAENTANPQLDEKDARRFQLKIAELSAIIRKLEDRNALLSEERNELLKRLREAESQYKPLLDKNRRLSRKNEELAHALRRMENKVQFVTQENIQMREKAGTIRRPSSLNDLDQSQEEREIEFLRLQVLEQQNIIDDLSKALETTGYVKSVIERDMLLRYRRQDSLRRKKPFRTCRPVVETFFGYDEEGSIDSDGSSISYLTDRTPCTPEDDLEEGMLKEETELRFRQLTMEYQALQRAYALLQEQVGGTFDAEKELKTREQLQAELMRYQTRISDLECVLSHQGQDMKWIEEKQALYKRNQELVEKIKNMETEETRLKNEIQDAKDQNELLEFRILELEERERRSPAINFQNIHFAEGMSPLQLYCEAEGVTDIVITELMKKLDILGDNANLTNEEQVVVIHARTVLTLAEKWLEQIEVTKSALQQKMLDIESEKELFSKQKGYLDEELDYRKQSLDHAHKRILELEAMLFDALQQEETGGKVSELLTEQDRDSLREAVDQWKRQVLSELRERDAQILRERMELLQHAQARIKELEEWIEAQKRQIKELEEKPSFFGRSSSRKQETVPCGSVDSAHRPQVFFCSRGGWHTCHQKSQPSLLR, from the exons GTCAGTAAGCTGGAAAGGGAGAAGTCTCAGGAGGTCCGTCACGAGCAGCACAAGTCCACGGTGGTGGTGACTGAGTTAAAAGCCAAGCTACATGAGGAGAAACTTCGGGAGCTCCACAGCGTTCGAGAAACACTCCTGCGTCAGCACGAGTCCGAACTGGTGCGGGTGATTAAGATCAAAGACGGAGAGATCCAGAGGCTCCAGGCGCTCGTCAGTGCTCTCCGAGATGGATCCACCGATAAG GTGAAGTCTGCTCTGATGGTGGAGGTGCGAGAGGAGTGCAGGAGGACTTTCGAAGGGGAGCGCATGCGACTGCAGAAGGAGATCTCCGAGCTGAAGCTGGTGAAGAGGCAGATGGAGGAGGCGTTAAACGTAGCCGTTCAATCCGACAAGATCAAAGCCGCCAAGATCCGCAGCGTCTACCATCTCCACCAGGAGGAAATCAACCGCATCAAGAGAGAGTGTGAAAGAGAGATCCGCAGACTG ATGGATGAGATTAAACTAAAGGAGCGTGCTGTCTGTGGGCTGGAGAGAGAGCTCAGCGCTCAGGCGGGCCACACGTGGAAACTACAGCAGCAGAAACAGGCTGTAGACACTCAGCTGGCCCTGCTGCGAGACTCCAGCCCCAGACGAGAGGGCCCTTATTCACTCGCTGCAGGGGACGCAGCAGAGAACACGGCTAACCCT CAGTTGGATGAGAAAGACGCTCGACGTTTCCAACTGAAAATCGCAGAACTGAGTGCTATTATCCGCAAACTAGAAGACCGCAACGCACTTCTGTCAGAGGAACGCAATGAACTG TTAAAGCGTCTCCGTGAAGCTGAGAGCCAGTATAAGCCATTACTGGACAAGAACAGGCGTCTCAGCCGTAAAAATGAGGAACTGGCTCATGCACTGAGACGCATGGAGAACAAAGTGCAGTTTGTCACTCAGGAGAACATCCAAATG CGAGAGAAGGCCGGGACGATTCGCCGGCCCAGTTCTCTGAACGATCTGGATCAGAGTCAAGAGGAAAGAGAGATTGAGTTTCTCAGACTACAAGTGCTGGAACAACAGAACATAATCGACGATCTGTCCAAG GCACTGGAAACCACTGGATATGTGAAGAGTGTAATA GAGAGAGACATGCTGCTGAGATACAGGAGACAGGACAGCCTACGCCGGAAGAAGCCCTTCAGAACCTGTAGG CCGGTGGTGGAGACGTTTTTTGGCTATGATGAGGAAGGCTCTATAGACTCGGACGGCTCCTCTATTTCCTACCTCACAGACCGAACGCCCTGTACGCCAGAGGATGACCTCGAagag GGAATGCTTAAGGAGGAGACAGAGTTGCGTTTCCGTCAGCTGACGATGGAGTATCAGGCTCTTCAGCGAGCTTAcgcgctcctgcaggagcaggtGGGAGGAACGTTTGATGCAGAGAAAGAGCTCAag ACTCGAGAGCAGCTTCAGGCCGAACTGATGCGGTATCAGACCAGAATATCAGATCTGGAGTGTGTTCTAAGTCATCAGGGACAG GATATGAAGTGGATTGAGGAGAAACAAGCTTTGTATAAACGCAACCAAGAGCTTGTAGAAAAG ATTAAAAATATGGAGACGGAGGAGACGCGATTGAAAAATGAAATTCAGGATGCAAAAGACCAAAACGAACTCCTGGAGTTCAGAATTCTTGAACTTGAA gaaagagagagaagatCTCCAGCCATAAACTTCCAGAACATCCACTTTGCTGAGGGCATGAGTCCCCTGCAGTTGTACTGTGAGGCAGAGGGTGTTACT GACATTGTGATCACAGAGCTGATGAAGAAACTCGATATTCTGGGGGATAACGCC AATCTGACCAATGAGGAGCAAGTGGTGGTTATTCATGCCAGAACAGTATTAACATTAGCAGAgaag TGGTTAGAGCAAATTGAAGtcaccaaatcagcattacaGCAGAAAATGTTGGACATCGAAAGTGAAaag GAGCTCTTTAGCAAACAAAAAGGATATTTAGACGAGGAATTAGACTACAGAAAGCAGTCTTTGGACCATGCACATAAG CGCATCCTTGAGTTGGAGGCCATGCTGTTTGACGCTCTGCAGCAGGAGGAGACAGGTGGGAAGGTGTCCGAGCTGCTGACCGAGCAGGACCGTGATTCGCTGAGAGAGGCTGTAGATCAGTGGAAGAGGCAGGTCTTGAGTGAATTACGAGAGAGAGATGCGCAGATACTCAGAGAGAGGATGGAACTGCTACAACATGCTCAAGCG AGGATAAAAGAGCTGGAAGAATGGATAGAAGCGCAGAAGCGTCAAATAAAGGAGCTAGAAGAAAAG ccTTCATTCTTTGGTCGTAGCTCTTCCAGAAAGCAGGAAACGGTGCCATGCGGCTCAGTGGACTCCG ctCACAGGCCTCAAGTGTTCTTCTGTTCCAGAGGAGGGTGGCACACGTGTCATCAAAAGTCCCAGCCATCTCTTCTGCGCTGA
- the jakmip3 gene encoding janus kinase and microtubule-interacting protein 3 isoform X12: protein MSKKPPSGRSKGDRHDAMAALQAANEELRAKLTEIQIELQQEKTKVSKLEREKSQEVRHEQHKSTVVVTELKAKLHEEKLRELHSVRETLLRQHESELVRVIKIKDGEIQRLQALVSALRDGSTDKVKSALMVEVREECRRTFEGERMRLQKEISELKLVKRQMEEALNVAVQSDKIKAAKIRSVYHLHQEEINRIKRECEREIRRLMQQLDEKDARRFQLKIAELSAIIRKLEDRNALLSEERNELLKRLREAESQYKPLLDKNRRLSRKNEELAHALRRMENKVQFVTQENIQMREKAGTIRRPSSLNDLDQSQEEREIEFLRLQVLEQQNIIDDLSKALETTGYVKSVIERDMLLRYRRQDSLRRKKPFRTCRPVVETFFGYDEEGSIDSDGSSISYLTDRTPCTPEDDLEEGMLKEETELRFRQLTMEYQALQRAYALLQEQVGGTFDAEKELKTREQLQAELMRYQTRISDLECVLSHQGQDMKWIEEKQALYKRNQELVEKIKNMETEETRLKNEIQDAKDQNELLEFRILELEERERRSPAINFQNIHFAEGMSPLQLYCEAEGVTDIVITELMKKLDILGDNANLTNEEQVVVIHARTVLTLAEKWLEQIEVTKSALQQKMLDIESEKELFSKQKGYLDEELDYRKQSLDHAHKRILELEAMLFDALQQEETGGKVSELLTEQDRDSLREAVDQWKRQVLSELRERDAQILRERMELLQHAQARIKELEEWIEAQKRQIKELEEKFLFLFLFFSLAFILWS, encoded by the exons GTCAGTAAGCTGGAAAGGGAGAAGTCTCAGGAGGTCCGTCACGAGCAGCACAAGTCCACGGTGGTGGTGACTGAGTTAAAAGCCAAGCTACATGAGGAGAAACTTCGGGAGCTCCACAGCGTTCGAGAAACACTCCTGCGTCAGCACGAGTCCGAACTGGTGCGGGTGATTAAGATCAAAGACGGAGAGATCCAGAGGCTCCAGGCGCTCGTCAGTGCTCTCCGAGATGGATCCACCGATAAG GTGAAGTCTGCTCTGATGGTGGAGGTGCGAGAGGAGTGCAGGAGGACTTTCGAAGGGGAGCGCATGCGACTGCAGAAGGAGATCTCCGAGCTGAAGCTGGTGAAGAGGCAGATGGAGGAGGCGTTAAACGTAGCCGTTCAATCCGACAAGATCAAAGCCGCCAAGATCCGCAGCGTCTACCATCTCCACCAGGAGGAAATCAACCGCATCAAGAGAGAGTGTGAAAGAGAGATCCGCAGACTG atgcAGCAGTTGGATGAGAAAGACGCTCGACGTTTCCAACTGAAAATCGCAGAACTGAGTGCTATTATCCGCAAACTAGAAGACCGCAACGCACTTCTGTCAGAGGAACGCAATGAACTG TTAAAGCGTCTCCGTGAAGCTGAGAGCCAGTATAAGCCATTACTGGACAAGAACAGGCGTCTCAGCCGTAAAAATGAGGAACTGGCTCATGCACTGAGACGCATGGAGAACAAAGTGCAGTTTGTCACTCAGGAGAACATCCAAATG CGAGAGAAGGCCGGGACGATTCGCCGGCCCAGTTCTCTGAACGATCTGGATCAGAGTCAAGAGGAAAGAGAGATTGAGTTTCTCAGACTACAAGTGCTGGAACAACAGAACATAATCGACGATCTGTCCAAG GCACTGGAAACCACTGGATATGTGAAGAGTGTAATA GAGAGAGACATGCTGCTGAGATACAGGAGACAGGACAGCCTACGCCGGAAGAAGCCCTTCAGAACCTGTAGG CCGGTGGTGGAGACGTTTTTTGGCTATGATGAGGAAGGCTCTATAGACTCGGACGGCTCCTCTATTTCCTACCTCACAGACCGAACGCCCTGTACGCCAGAGGATGACCTCGAagag GGAATGCTTAAGGAGGAGACAGAGTTGCGTTTCCGTCAGCTGACGATGGAGTATCAGGCTCTTCAGCGAGCTTAcgcgctcctgcaggagcaggtGGGAGGAACGTTTGATGCAGAGAAAGAGCTCAag ACTCGAGAGCAGCTTCAGGCCGAACTGATGCGGTATCAGACCAGAATATCAGATCTGGAGTGTGTTCTAAGTCATCAGGGACAG GATATGAAGTGGATTGAGGAGAAACAAGCTTTGTATAAACGCAACCAAGAGCTTGTAGAAAAG ATTAAAAATATGGAGACGGAGGAGACGCGATTGAAAAATGAAATTCAGGATGCAAAAGACCAAAACGAACTCCTGGAGTTCAGAATTCTTGAACTTGAA gaaagagagagaagatCTCCAGCCATAAACTTCCAGAACATCCACTTTGCTGAGGGCATGAGTCCCCTGCAGTTGTACTGTGAGGCAGAGGGTGTTACT GACATTGTGATCACAGAGCTGATGAAGAAACTCGATATTCTGGGGGATAACGCC AATCTGACCAATGAGGAGCAAGTGGTGGTTATTCATGCCAGAACAGTATTAACATTAGCAGAgaag TGGTTAGAGCAAATTGAAGtcaccaaatcagcattacaGCAGAAAATGTTGGACATCGAAAGTGAAaag GAGCTCTTTAGCAAACAAAAAGGATATTTAGACGAGGAATTAGACTACAGAAAGCAGTCTTTGGACCATGCACATAAG CGCATCCTTGAGTTGGAGGCCATGCTGTTTGACGCTCTGCAGCAGGAGGAGACAGGTGGGAAGGTGTCCGAGCTGCTGACCGAGCAGGACCGTGATTCGCTGAGAGAGGCTGTAGATCAGTGGAAGAGGCAGGTCTTGAGTGAATTACGAGAGAGAGATGCGCAGATACTCAGAGAGAGGATGGAACTGCTACAACATGCTCAAGCG AGGATAAAAGAGCTGGAAGAATGGATAGAAGCGCAGAAGCGTCAAATAAAGGAGCTAGAAGAAAAG tttttatttttatttttatttttttctttagccTTCATTCTTTGGTCGTAG